The segment TTAAACGAAACCAGCTCTGCGATATCCATGATTTCTTCGTCAATATCCAGCATAGACATATGGCAGCCAAAGCAACCGGCCAGCGAAACGGTGGCAATGGTTTTCTTTTCGAAGTTTCCTTTGTTTGGTTTTTCCAGAATGTTGTGCTTGAATTGCTTTTGTGCTGACACCATGTCGAATGCCCGCTCGCCAAAAGGTTTAGCCATGCTTTTACCGCGAACGATTATAGCTCCGGTAGGGCAGATGTTCATGGCATTAATGGCTTGCTCATCGGTAAGCCTGGCTTCCTGTTCGTAGTCAATGCCTATCATGGTTTCATTACCTCTGTTAAGCGACATAAATACCCGCTTTTCATCTTTAGTTAGTACCTCTTCAATACAGCGCTTGCATTTAATGCACCGGTTGTGTTCCATGATCATGCGCTTGGGTTGGTAATCAATCAAATGATCTTTAAACAGGTGCGGGAAGCGCGTTACGGAAATACCCAGTTCATACCCCATGTGTTGCAAATTGCAGTTACCACTTTTTTCGCAAGCGGGGCAAAAGTGATTGCCTTCCGAAAACATCATTTCAACCAATGCTTTTCGCATGTCTACCAATTCTGGAGTATTTACTTCCACCTGCAACCCTTCATGTATGTAGGCAGTACAAGCCGGGTCATTCCGTCCGTTAATTTTACATGTACACGTGCGACAGGTACCCAGTGGAGGGTCAATGTGCTGGAAGTAACAGAGTGATGGAATAAACACACCGTTTTCTTTCGCTGCGTCAATCAGGTTAGTACCTTCTTCAGCTTCATATTTTTTTCCGTCAATCCAAAATGAACAAGTTGCCATGGGATCAGGGTTTATAGCGTTCGTAGTCGGCCACGGCCAACTGGTGATTAAATTTTCTGATAATGCTGTTATCCGTTTTTGCAAAGCGTCCGGTGAAGTAATCATCAAATTTCTCCAATGATTGGATAATTGAATTGGTGGCTGTCTTACCTAAGCCACAACGACTGGTGGTTTTCATCAGGGTTCCCCAACTTTTTAATTCTTTCAGGTCATTCATGTCGGCCAATCCATTTTGCAGACGTTCCAGCTTTCGCTGGATGATAAAATTCCCGGCCCGGCAAGGCGTGCACACACCACACGATTCATGCTTAAAGAATTCGGAGAAATTCATGAGGATGTGCACGATATCTCGTTCGCTGTTGAAAATCATAAAGGATCCTCCGCATCGTATATCTTTTTGATCCTTCAGGTCAAGCATAGAGATACGTCTGAATTTTTCTTTGATGGAAATGGGCTCACCGGAAGGGCCGCTTACCTGTATGAAGTACGGATCTTTAGCGCCACATAATTCCAGTAACTCGGCTATGGTAAGGCCCCATTCAATTTCATAAATGCCAGGGCGTTCACAATCGCCAGAAATGCTAATGAGTTTCGTACCGGGCGAGCCTGGGATGCCGCGTTTCAGGTATTCATCAGCGCCAAGCTGAAGAATGCGTGACACCGCTGCAAATGTTTCAACGTTATTGACAACGGTTGGTAATTGCAGGTAGCCTTTTTCTACGGGATAAAACCATTTTGTTCGGGGTTCACCCCGTTTTCCCTCCATGGATTCCAGCAGGGCGGTTTCCTCTCCACAAACGTAGGCGCCAGCACCCAACTCCACGCGGATATCAAAATCAAAACCTTCAATGCCGGCAATGGATTTCCCTAGTAAGCCCTGCGCATGAAATGCTTCAATTTCCCCTTC is part of the Cyclobacteriaceae bacterium genome and harbors:
- a CDS encoding (2Fe-2S)-binding protein, with amino-acid sequence MATCSFWIDGKKYEAEEGTNLIDAAKENGVFIPSLCYFQHIDPPLGTCRTCTCKINGRNDPACTAYIHEGLQVEVNTPELVDMRKALVEMMFSEGNHFCPACEKSGNCNLQHMGYELGISVTRFPHLFKDHLIDYQPKRMIMEHNRCIKCKRCIEEVLTKDEKRVFMSLNRGNETMIGIDYEQEARLTDEQAINAMNICPTGAIIVRGKSMAKPFGERAFDMVSAQKQFKHNILEKPNKGNFEKKTIATVSLAGCFGCHMSMLDIDEEIMDIAELVSFNKSPLTDIKNFTQRCHLGIVEGGCCNTENIETLKKFREMCDILVVMGECAVWGGLPAMRNTIPLGECLEEAYLNCVTSEQGENTVPYHEDLPKILDRIYSCNEIVKVDYMIPGCPPTATHIWKVVKSLLWGEDYSLLYSEFKYD
- a CDS encoding NAD(P)H-dependent oxidoreductase subunit E; the encoded protein is MSTALHQKLFAVEPERSKLLSELWQYQLRDRYITKESIKALADQHKLSAIEIEGVVSFYHFFHLKPAGKHTIYLNNSVIAELKGYQRIRETFERETGARLGFTDPSGTFGLFATPCIGLSDHEPAALIDFYPFTNLNALKVKAIINQLKEGKTAAEIYDVPQNNIRYTPANNRTIFFAPYTRGEAVAKLATLKQDGVLEQLKRSELSGRGGAFFPTWKKWDTCRNYAATPKFIICNGDEGEPGTFKDRVLLSNQPGSVIEGMIVAAYTVGASYGMIYLRGEYRWLAKKLEGEIEAFHAQGLLGKSIAGIEGFDFDIRVELGAGAYVCGEETALLESMEGKRGEPRTKWFYPVEKGYLQLPTVVNNVETFAAVSRILQLGADEYLKRGIPGSPGTKLISISGDCERPGIYEIEWGLTIAELLELCGAKDPYFIQVSGPSGEPISIKEKFRRISMLDLKDQKDIRCGGSFMIFNSERDIVHILMNFSEFFKHESCGVCTPCRAGNFIIQRKLERLQNGLADMNDLKELKSWGTLMKTTSRCGLGKTATNSIIQSLEKFDDYFTGRFAKTDNSIIRKFNHQLAVADYERYKP